In the Setaria italica strain Yugu1 chromosome VI, Setaria_italica_v2.0, whole genome shotgun sequence genome, one interval contains:
- the LOC101763154 gene encoding F-box protein At4g00755: MDFVDRLGPDASAAVFAVLRDPADLAHAAAVSRSWRTLVMVVHMSKIQCLRLCPEVASFTRIELEQPTNSASGSDSGVNEEDAGSTAATTTWENYKTEKMVYMHLVHALFSPHTWMSCITACLGASSTDNFPGESIQNTLEPRERVNNWPCYWSSGGQEDPAVPEFLVYKLCSDLCLIDEIRIQPFRAYFQRGLPIYSSQYVRFKFGCPKLPLRLEDLVSEENEGQLTADDNYIWMYTSSEFPMLQKNVLQSFKLPRPVLCIGGVVKVEFLGRIQKQREDDQYYICVSHVQVLGTPLPREFGAAPCQNGPVLKYYPDHEPSDDSGGRINWKGFEESMWRALVINGQGIGLNQELLSRLLGPSLQLAVEEERMAKAKRRRSLTHYLRRFSGM, translated from the exons ATGGACTTCGTGGATCGGTTGGGGCcggacgcctccgccgccgtcttcgcGGTGCTCCGTGACCCCGCCGAcctcgcccacgccgccgccgtctcccgctCGTGGCGCACCCTCG TAATGGTGGTTCACATGAGCAAGATCCAGTGCCTGAGACTGTGTCCTGAGGTCGCCAGCTTCACCCGGATTGAACTCGAACAGCCAACCAATTCTGCCAGTGGTAGCGACAGTGGCGTAAatgaagaagatgctggatCAACTGCTGCTACTACTACTTGGGAAAACTACAAGACAGAGAAAATGGTGTACATGCATCTCGTCCATGCTCTTTTCTCCCCTCACACTTGGATGAGCTGCATTACTGCCTGCTTAGGAGCATCCAGCACCGACAATTTCCCAGGTGAGAGCATCCAAAATACCCTTGAGCCTAGGGAACGCGTGAACAATTGGCCATGTTACTGGTCCAGCGGAGGCCAAGAGGATCCTGCAGTCCCGGAGTTTCTTGTGTACAAGCTTTGCTCAGATCTTTGTCTCATCGATGAGATCAGGATACAACCATTCAGAG CTTATTTCCAGCGTGGCCTCCCGATATATTCATCACAGTATGTTCGCTTCAAGTTTGGCTGTCCAAAGTTGCCTCTACGACTTGAAGATCTTGTATCTGAAGAGAATGAAGGGCAGCTGACAGCTGATGACAACTATATTTGGATGTATACATCCTCGGAATTCCCAATGTTGCAG AAAAATGTTTTGCAATCTTTCAAGCTACCACGCCCAGTTTTATGCATTGGTGGAGTGGTGAAGGTTGAGTTTCTCGGGAGGATTCAGAAACAGCGGGAGGATGATCAGTACTACATATG CGTGTCCCATGTCCAAGTGTTGGGAACTCCGTTGCCACGAGAATTTGGGGCAGCTCCATGCCAGAATGGTCCAGTCCTCAAGTACTATCCAGATCATGAACCATCGGACGACAGCGGAGGGCGAATCAATTGGAAGGGCTTTGAAGAGAGTATGTGGCGGGCACTTGTAATTAATGGTCAAGGAATTGGATTGAACCAAGAGCTGTTGAGCAGGCTGTTAGGCCCTTCGTTGCAACTTGCGGTGGAAGAAGAGAGAATGGCCAAGGCGAAGCGAAGGAGGTCACTCACCCATTACCTTAGAAGGTTCTCTGGCATGTAG
- the LOC101763031 gene encoding BTB/POZ and MATH domain-containing protein 1, whose amino-acid sequence MPRRIPTSRMVSTCTAETEHGDHVFEIFDYSQHRGMGTGKYIRSCIFSVGGYGWAIRFFPDGFSKASEGYISVFLELVSKDARVRASCDLSLVDQTTGLPTSVHKTDLRVFNSSGNSRFAPMGCEFMGRSYFEASPYLRDDHLTIQCIATVRKEPHVSAPGLLKEIEVPPSNIAEHLGNFLDAEEGVDVTFSVGGESFTAHKVVLAMRSPVFRAELFGRMREANEQVVMIEEMQPDVFRALLHFIYTDSLPDMDDPEGKANGEMIHHLLVAADRYAVDRLKLVCQSILCKNLDVETVSTTLALAYQHNCERLKDICLEFITSSSSVMDSVVATQGYKNLKTTCPYALVDAFEKSRKFHKA is encoded by the exons ATGCCTCGCCGCATTCCGACTTCTAGGATGGTTTCTACGTGCACAGCGGAGACAGAGCATGGCGATCATGTCTTCGAGATATTTGATTACAGCCAACACAGGGGCATGGGCACCGGAAAGTACATCAGGTCCTGCATCTTCTCCGTCGGCGGCTACGGCTGGGCCATCCGCTTCTTCCCCGATGGATTCAGCAAGGCCAGCGAAGGTTACATCTCAGTTTTCCTCGAGCTCGTGAGCAAGGACGCCAGAGTGCGAGCCAGCTGCGACCTGAG CCTGGTCGACCAGACCACCGGCTTGCCGACGTCAGTGCACAAGACGGATCTGAGGGTGTTCAATTCCAGTGGTAATAGTAGATTTGCTCCGATGGGTTGTGAATTCATGGGTAGGAGCTATTTCGAGGCGTCGCCGTACCTTCGAGACGATCACCTCACCATCCAATGCATTGCTACTGTAAGGAAAGAACCACATGTATCTGCACCGGGGTTACTGAAAGAAATTGAGGTCCCGCCATCCAACATTGCGGAGCATCTTGGTAACTTTTTGGATGCAGAGGAGGGGGTTGATGTCACATTCAGTGTTGGAGGAGAGAGTTTCACAGCACACAAGGTCGTGCTTGCGATGAGGTCACCAGTTTTCAGAGCAGAGCTGTTTGGGCGAATGAGGGAGGCGAATGAACAGGTAGTGATGATCGAAGAAATGCAACCGGATGTTTTTAGGGCCCTGCTGCATTTCATCTATACTGATTCTTTACCTGACATGGATGATCCGGAGGGAAAGGCTAACGGAGAAATGATCCATCACTTGCTCGTGGCTGCTGATAGATATGCTGTGGACAGGCTGAAGTTGGTATGTCAAAGCATCCTTTGCAAGAATCTTGATGTGGAGACTGTGTCAACTACATTGGCTTTGGCTTATCAGCATAACTGCGAAAGGCTTAAAGATATTTGCCTAGAGTTTATCACCAGTTCATCAAGCGTGATGGATTCAGTGGTGGCAACCCAAGGTTATAAGAATCTGAAGACAACCTGCCCATATGCACTGGTAGATGCATTTGAGAAGTCAAGGAAGTTTCATAAAGCATAA